In Elusimicrobiota bacterium, the following proteins share a genomic window:
- a CDS encoding FlgD immunoglobulin-like domain containing protein yields MLQKSITKMKDFVKGLTILITLLFCYFITCLYSENMINWQTVNLGGSRHLSADYIMAQDAVSSSPVGQVGSTNYTIQTGFINPFVGSVSSAVKSNTDNTYIANDGTVISIPAGAVNSDTYITISTYSAVIPKMVYDENIKITVTTDKVGKFKVVYFAEPTEQISAVSSYPNPFYCGSGKNAKIRYTLKEDANVKITVIDLAGNVVISWDIKASEEGGKAGQANEVAWDGRNSLGDYVTAGVYLCKIESKNKKVIWKIGVK; encoded by the coding sequence ATGTTACAAAAAAGTATAACAAAAATGAAAGATTTTGTCAAGGGGTTAACCATACTTATTACTTTATTATTTTGTTACTTTATTACTTGCCTTTATTCTGAAAATATGATAAACTGGCAGACGGTGAACCTTGGTGGTAGTCGGCACTTAAGTGCCGATTACATAATGGCGCAGGATGCAGTCTCGTCTTCACCAGTAGGTCAGGTGGGTTCTACAAATTATACTATCCAAACCGGGTTTATTAATCCATTTGTGGGTTCGGTTTCGTCTGCTGTGAAATCAAATACTGATAATACATACATTGCGAATGATGGAACTGTTATTAGTATCCCTGCAGGTGCTGTGAATAGTGATACATATATCACTATCTCTACATATTCAGCAGTAATACCGAAGATGGTGTATGATGAGAATATCAAAATCACAGTAACAACCGACAAAGTTGGCAAGTTCAAAGTTGTGTATTTTGCAGAGCCGACTGAACAGATATCCGCAGTATCAAGTTATCCGAACCCGTTTTATTGCGGTAGTGGAAAGAATGCTAAAATCAGATATACATTGAAAGAGGACGCAAATGTAAAAATTACAGTGATAGATTTAGCCGGTAATGTTGTGATAAGTTGGGATATAAAAGCGAGTGAAGAAGGTGGCAAAGCCGGTCAGGCAAACGAAGTAGCATGGGATGGCAGGAACTCGTTAGGTGATTATGTTACTGCAGGTGTATATCTATGCAAGATAGAGAGTAAAAACAAGAAAGTAATATGGAAGATAGGTGTGAAGTAA